The Bacillus carboniphilus genome contains a region encoding:
- the betB gene encoding betaine-aldehyde dehydrogenase, with the protein MFIDGQWIESISNEKREIINPFNKEVITEAYEGDREDAKKAINAARHAFDHGNWAQMPALDRGQIVLNISNMIRRDKEELAKLETLDTGKTIEESRADMDDIANVFQYFAGLADKHAGEVIASPIPDSESKIVREPIGICAQITPWNYPLLQAAWKIAPALVAGNAIVVKPSEITPLTTVKVFELIEEAGVPKGIANLVLGAGASVGAELSENTDVDLVSFTGGIETGKKIMRAASVNVKKIALELGGKNPNIVFADADFETAVDQALNAVFFHAGQVCSAGSRLLVEESIHDQFVEELINRAKKIKLGNGFDDDTQMGPVISAEHLAKVEGYIKIGLEEGATLALGGKRPEDSELQNGFFLEPTIFTNCQSSMRIVQEEVFGPVLTIEKFNSTEEVIEKANDTIYGLAGAVWSNDLNKAEFVASKLRMGTVWINDFHPYFAQAPWGGYKQSGFGRELGQMGLEEYTEIKHVYRNTNPQPVGWFN; encoded by the coding sequence ATGTTTATTGACGGTCAGTGGATCGAATCAATCTCAAATGAAAAGCGCGAGATCATTAATCCTTTTAATAAAGAAGTGATTACAGAAGCATATGAAGGTGACCGAGAAGATGCAAAAAAAGCCATCAATGCTGCTCGTCATGCATTTGATCATGGCAACTGGGCGCAAATGCCTGCTCTTGATAGAGGTCAAATCGTGCTAAACATTTCAAATATGATCCGAAGAGATAAAGAAGAACTTGCTAAATTAGAAACGTTAGATACAGGTAAAACCATAGAAGAAAGTCGTGCAGATATGGATGATATCGCTAACGTTTTTCAATATTTTGCTGGATTAGCAGATAAACATGCGGGTGAAGTTATTGCGTCACCTATTCCAGACTCCGAAAGTAAGATTGTACGTGAACCAATAGGGATATGTGCACAAATCACTCCTTGGAACTATCCATTGTTACAAGCAGCATGGAAGATTGCTCCTGCTCTTGTTGCTGGAAATGCCATTGTCGTTAAACCTTCTGAAATTACTCCTTTAACAACGGTGAAAGTATTTGAACTTATCGAAGAAGCAGGGGTGCCAAAGGGAATTGCTAACTTAGTGCTAGGAGCTGGTGCTTCTGTAGGGGCTGAACTAAGTGAAAATACAGATGTAGACCTTGTTTCATTCACTGGTGGAATTGAAACAGGAAAGAAAATCATGAGAGCTGCGAGTGTAAACGTAAAGAAAATAGCTCTTGAGTTAGGTGGTAAAAACCCGAATATCGTCTTTGCCGATGCAGACTTTGAAACGGCTGTTGACCAAGCCTTAAACGCTGTATTCTTCCATGCTGGACAAGTTTGTTCTGCTGGTTCACGACTTTTAGTAGAAGAAAGTATTCACGATCAGTTTGTTGAAGAACTTATTAATAGAGCGAAGAAGATTAAGTTAGGTAATGGTTTTGATGATGATACACAAATGGGACCTGTTATTTCAGCAGAGCACTTAGCTAAAGTTGAGGGCTATATTAAAATCGGTCTAGAAGAGGGGGCGACTCTTGCATTAGGTGGTAAGAGACCAGAAGATTCAGAGTTACAGAACGGTTTCTTCTTAGAGCCTACAATCTTTACAAACTGTCAATCTAGTATGCGTATTGTTCAAGAAGAGGTGTTTGGACCTGTTTTAACAATTGAAAAATTCAATTCAACTGAAGAAGTAATTGAAAAAGCAAATGATACGATTTATGGATTAGCAGGGGCTGTCTGGTCAAACGACTTAAATAAAGCAGAATTTGTAGCTTCCAAGTTAAGAATGGGAACAGTTTGGATTAATGACTTCCATCCATACTTTGCTCAAGCTCCTTGGGGTGGATATAAACAGTCTGGATTTGGTCGTGAGTTAGGTCAAATGGGACTAGAGGAATATACAGAAATTAAACACGTTTATCGAAATACTAATCCTCAACCAGTAGGTTGGTTTAACTAA
- a CDS encoding GNAT family N-acetyltransferase, protein MNWYEKLNQYFPVQEMKSEKHFNLLLNEKGDIYKKDEGPYHVLLYAELKDFIFIDYIYVSKDARGKGIGHKIIDRLKNKNKAIILEVEPVNYQDSDTEKRLHFYAREDFRHAKRIGYERKSLATDELNVMEILYWTPTNESEESILEKMKKTYEEIHTYKDDEIYGESYQPVEEVLTLDQEKDDILEQIQSGIKS, encoded by the coding sequence ATGAATTGGTATGAAAAGCTTAATCAATACTTTCCTGTACAAGAAATGAAATCTGAAAAACATTTTAATCTTCTGCTGAATGAAAAAGGGGACATTTACAAAAAGGACGAGGGACCTTATCATGTCCTTCTCTATGCAGAGTTAAAAGATTTTATTTTTATTGACTATATTTATGTATCCAAAGATGCAAGAGGGAAAGGCATTGGGCATAAAATTATCGATCGACTTAAAAATAAAAATAAAGCGATTATTTTAGAGGTTGAGCCTGTGAATTACCAAGATAGTGATACGGAAAAAAGGTTACATTTTTATGCTCGTGAAGATTTTAGGCATGCCAAGAGGATTGGTTATGAAAGAAAATCGCTTGCAACTGATGAGTTAAATGTGATGGAGATTTTATATTGGACTCCAACAAATGAATCCGAAGAGAGTATTCTCGAAAAAATGAAAAAAACTTATGAAGAAATTCATACGTATAAAGATGATGAGATCTACGGTGAATCCTATCAACCTGTTGAAGAGGTTTTAACCCTCGATCAAGAAAAAGACGATATTTTAGAGCAAATTCAATCAGGAATAAAAAGCTGA
- a CDS encoding YczE/YyaS/YitT family protein — MKRRLLFFSVGVLILTMGVALIIKSSLGASAWDSLAVSEYSLFGLTIGTFVFINGIGLIFINALLLNERPRFLEALTILLIGKLIDFWLFVFGGLNPSTFPLQWATIIAGILTLGMGIAIYLQAKFPASPMDTLMVAVQTRFKLNLLQSRLISEGFALTLAFILGGLPAGAIGIGTIVVTLTLGFVVQFSFPIFAKLMEGAPTPTTK, encoded by the coding sequence ATGAAACGTAGACTTTTATTTTTCTCAGTTGGGGTACTAATTTTAACAATGGGTGTTGCTCTCATCATTAAGTCTTCCCTAGGAGCGTCTGCTTGGGATTCGTTAGCTGTAAGCGAATACAGTTTATTTGGTTTAACGATCGGAACATTTGTATTTATTAACGGGATTGGGTTAATTTTTATTAATGCTCTACTTTTAAATGAAAGACCTAGATTTTTAGAAGCCCTTACAATCTTACTAATAGGTAAGTTAATTGACTTTTGGCTATTTGTCTTTGGGGGGCTTAACCCAAGTACATTCCCGCTCCAGTGGGCAACAATCATTGCTGGAATTTTAACTCTTGGAATGGGGATTGCGATTTACTTACAAGCAAAATTCCCAGCAAGTCCAATGGACACGTTAATGGTAGCGGTTCAAACACGTTTTAAACTAAATCTGTTACAATCACGGTTAATTAGTGAAGGATTTGCATTAACACTTGCTTTCATATTGGGAGGACTTCCAGCTGGTGCTATTGGAATTGGTACAATTGTCGTAACTTTAACACTTGGGTTCGTTGTTCAATTCTCTTTTCCTATCTTCGCTAAGCTCATGGAAGGAGCACCTACTCCTACAACGAAGTAG
- the nagA gene encoding N-acetylglucosamine-6-phosphate deacetylase has product MILTGAPLYCEKEIVNRGIVIKNGIIQSFADPNIQLCEQNHFVFPSNFKIIPGRIDLHLHGAGGADAMDGTHKSLSKMAKQLVKEGTTSFLPTTMTTSNKEIERALESVGTYTSHPDEAEIIGIHLEGPFINERRAGAQPKHHIQAPSIIQFSKWQKLAKGKIKVVTVAPEGENATPFIKFLANNNVIPSLGHSNATFSEFIEGYTSGAKQATHLFNGMRPFHHREPGIVGGCLSSEGIMVELIADGIHLHPETIQFVYQVKGPGEHFTSHRFHYGKRLRQ; this is encoded by the coding sequence ATGATATTAACTGGTGCACCCTTGTACTGTGAAAAAGAAATTGTAAATCGCGGTATAGTAATAAAAAACGGGATCATTCAATCCTTTGCCGATCCAAACATTCAACTATGTGAACAAAATCATTTTGTTTTCCCAAGTAACTTTAAAATAATTCCTGGAAGAATCGATCTTCATCTTCATGGAGCTGGTGGAGCAGATGCCATGGACGGCACTCACAAATCTCTCTCAAAAATGGCAAAACAACTCGTAAAAGAAGGTACAACAAGTTTTTTACCTACTACTATGACTACCTCAAACAAAGAGATTGAAAGAGCTCTTGAATCTGTTGGAACATATACTTCTCATCCTGATGAAGCTGAGATTATTGGTATCCATTTAGAAGGTCCTTTTATAAATGAACGACGAGCCGGAGCGCAACCAAAGCACCATATTCAAGCACCTTCTATAATCCAATTTTCAAAATGGCAAAAGTTAGCAAAAGGAAAAATAAAAGTTGTTACGGTTGCACCTGAAGGTGAAAACGCGACCCCTTTCATAAAATTTTTAGCCAATAATAATGTTATTCCTTCTCTTGGACATAGTAACGCAACCTTTTCAGAATTTATAGAAGGGTATACATCTGGTGCTAAACAAGCAACCCACTTATTTAATGGGATGCGCCCATTTCACCATCGGGAGCCTGGGATTGTTGGAGGATGTCTCAGTAGTGAAGGAATTATGGTAGAACTAATTGCAGATGGCATCCACCTTCATCCAGAAACTATTCAATTCGTTTATCAAGTAAAAGGACCGGGAGAACATTTTACTAGTCACCGATTCCATTATGGCAAAAGGCTTAGACAATGA
- a CDS encoding iron-containing alcohol dehydrogenase, translating into MTLNMKVEAMQNFHTFEIPTVIKHGIGSIKHIGDELKKLGVSKALIVTDPGIYNAGVVSPVETAVKEAGIEVVLFNKVEPNPPVRLVAEGSKVYKEEGCDGLIAVGGGSSMDTAKAIGVEAVHDGSVLDYEAAEGKKPLENRIPPLTTIPTTAGTGSEVTQWAVITDEKREFKFNTGGPLIAAHLTIIDPEMHVSMPPHVTAMTGIDALAHAIECYTMKYAQPITDAVALMAIEYGAKYIRRAFSDGEDLEARYAMSQAAMLAGLSYGSESAGAAHAMSQTLGGIIPVAHGQCVAAMMGPVMEYNWKGYPEKFARIAQAFGINTSNMSVEEAAKASVNWMYDLVEDLEVPSLQEQGVSPDMVERLAKEAMKDPQTVGNPRDLTEKDYVWIYNRCFNLTKKTV; encoded by the coding sequence ATGACTTTAAATATGAAAGTAGAAGCAATGCAAAATTTCCACACATTTGAAATTCCAACAGTGATCAAACATGGTATTGGTTCCATTAAACATATTGGAGACGAATTGAAAAAATTAGGGGTTTCAAAAGCGTTAATCGTCACTGACCCAGGAATTTATAATGCAGGAGTTGTTTCACCTGTTGAAACAGCAGTCAAAGAAGCGGGTATTGAGGTTGTTTTATTTAATAAAGTTGAACCTAATCCACCTGTAAGACTTGTAGCGGAAGGTTCAAAAGTATATAAAGAAGAAGGTTGTGACGGTCTAATTGCTGTCGGTGGCGGAAGTTCTATGGATACAGCTAAAGCAATCGGTGTGGAAGCCGTTCATGATGGTAGCGTACTTGATTATGAAGCAGCTGAAGGCAAAAAGCCACTTGAAAATCGTATACCACCATTAACGACCATCCCTACTACGGCTGGTACAGGGTCAGAAGTTACTCAATGGGCTGTTATTACCGATGAAAAACGCGAATTTAAATTTAATACTGGTGGTCCATTAATCGCTGCTCATTTAACGATTATTGATCCGGAAATGCATGTGTCTATGCCGCCACACGTAACTGCAATGACTGGAATTGATGCACTTGCACACGCTATTGAATGTTATACGATGAAATATGCACAACCAATTACAGATGCGGTTGCCTTAATGGCGATTGAATACGGTGCTAAATATATTCGTCGTGCCTTTAGTGATGGTGAAGATTTAGAAGCGCGTTATGCAATGAGCCAAGCTGCGATGTTAGCTGGACTTTCTTATGGCTCTGAATCTGCTGGTGCAGCGCACGCAATGAGTCAAACTTTAGGAGGAATTATTCCAGTTGCTCATGGTCAATGTGTTGCAGCAATGATGGGACCTGTTATGGAATACAACTGGAAAGGATATCCTGAAAAATTCGCGCGTATTGCTCAAGCATTTGGCATCAATACATCAAATATGTCTGTTGAAGAAGCAGCTAAAGCTTCTGTTAATTGGATGTATGATCTAGTTGAAGATTTAGAGGTACCATCTCTTCAGGAACAAGGCGTATCACCTGATATGGTTGAAAGATTAGCAAAAGAAGCGATGAAAGATCCTCAAACAGTTGGTAATCCAAGAGACTTAACTGAAAAAGACTATGTTTGGATTTACAATCGTTGCTTTAACCTAACGAAAAAAACAGTATAA
- a CDS encoding glycine betaine uptake BCCT transporter: MNRKFTSVFIISVTVAILFIIWGVIPEESLGSASLESVTTSVHKFIIEKFGWFYLLTATFFLVFAVWLLFTKYGTIKLGPNDSEPEYNYITWFGMLFSAGMGIGLVFWGVAEPMYHYSTPPVGEGFTDQAAKDAMRYSFFHWGLHPWAIYSVLGLALAYFTFRKGENGIISGILRPIFGDRVDGPLGTLINFIAVFATIFGVATSLGLGAIQISGGASYLFSGIENNITTQLIIIAIVTVLFMLSAQTGLNKGIRYLSNINVILAILLMLFLLFTGPTNFIMDFFTTTLGVYVQNLPSMSFRLTPFNADNTWVQDWTIFYWAWWISWAPFVGMFIARISRGRTIREFILGVLLVPTIFGALWFSVFGGSALHLQHFDSIAILDIINEQGTEIALFSVFEEFPLGSLMSFIAVLLISTFFITSADSATFVLGMQTTNGSLNPSNFIKFVWGIIQSASAAILLYSGGLAALQRASIIAALPFAIILICVVFSFF; the protein is encoded by the coding sequence TTGAATAGAAAATTTACATCCGTTTTTATCATATCGGTCACGGTCGCGATCCTCTTTATCATATGGGGAGTCATCCCAGAAGAATCGTTAGGAAGTGCCAGTTTAGAGTCAGTTACAACTTCTGTACATAAATTTATTATCGAAAAGTTTGGCTGGTTCTATTTGTTAACCGCTACGTTCTTTCTAGTGTTTGCAGTTTGGTTGTTGTTTACAAAATATGGAACTATCAAGCTTGGACCAAACGACTCAGAGCCAGAATATAATTATATAACGTGGTTTGGAATGCTTTTCAGTGCTGGAATGGGGATTGGTCTCGTTTTTTGGGGAGTAGCAGAGCCCATGTATCATTATAGTACTCCACCTGTTGGAGAAGGATTCACAGATCAAGCAGCGAAGGATGCCATGCGTTATTCCTTTTTTCATTGGGGACTACATCCATGGGCGATTTATTCTGTTTTAGGACTTGCACTTGCCTATTTTACTTTTCGAAAAGGAGAGAATGGGATTATTAGTGGAATTCTTAGGCCTATCTTCGGAGACCGTGTAGATGGACCTCTTGGAACACTGATTAATTTTATTGCTGTCTTTGCTACCATTTTTGGCGTGGCAACTTCTTTAGGATTGGGAGCTATACAAATAAGTGGGGGTGCCTCCTATTTATTTAGCGGCATTGAGAACAATATTACCACTCAACTCATTATTATTGCTATCGTGACCGTCCTATTTATGCTATCTGCTCAAACAGGGCTAAATAAGGGGATCAGATATTTAAGTAATATTAATGTGATTTTGGCTATATTATTAATGTTGTTCCTTTTGTTTACAGGTCCTACTAATTTTATTATGGATTTCTTTACGACTACATTAGGTGTATATGTTCAAAATTTACCATCCATGAGTTTTCGGTTAACTCCATTTAATGCTGATAACACATGGGTGCAAGATTGGACAATCTTTTATTGGGCTTGGTGGATTTCATGGGCTCCATTTGTAGGCATGTTTATTGCAAGAATATCAAGAGGTAGAACCATTCGAGAATTTATTTTAGGCGTTTTATTAGTGCCAACAATTTTTGGAGCGTTATGGTTTTCTGTATTTGGAGGATCAGCCCTTCATTTACAACATTTTGATAGCATTGCGATATTAGATATTATCAATGAACAAGGAACGGAAATTGCCCTCTTTTCTGTCTTTGAAGAATTTCCATTAGGATCTTTAATGTCATTTATTGCTGTATTGCTTATTAGTACCTTTTTTATTACATCGGCAGATTCTGCGACTTTTGTTCTAGGGATGCAAACGACAAATGGAAGTTTAAATCCATCTAATTTCATAAAGTTTGTGTGGGGAATCATACAATCCGCTTCAGCTGCGATTCTTTTGTATAGTGGTGGACTTGCAGCATTGCAAAGAGCTTCCATTATTGCTGCGCTCCCGTTTGCCATCATTCTGATTTGTGTAGTCTTTTCTTTTTTTTAA
- a CDS encoding flotillin family protein: MTLTPIFVIIGVVVFLLIALIGVFISKYRTAGPDEALIVTGSYLGSKNVHVDESGNKIKIIRGGGAFIFPVFQQAEPLSLLSSKLEVTTPEVYTEQGVPVLADGTAIIKIGGSIGEIATAAEQFLGKKKEDREGEAREVLEGHLRSILGSMTVEEIYKNRDKFSQEVQRVATQDLAKMGLVIVSFTIKDVRDKNGYLDSLGKPRIAQVKRDADIATAEAEKETRIKRAEADKDAKKSELERATEIAESEKDNQMKMAEYRRDQDIAKAKADQAYDLESARAKQEVTEQEMQIKIIERQKQIELEEKEILRRERQYDSEVKKKADADRYSVEQSAEAEKAKNIAEADANKYRIEAMAKAEAEKVRIDGVAKADAQRAQGESEAEVIRLKGLAEAEAKRKIAEAFEYYGQAAILDMITHMLPEYAKEVARPLANIDKITVVDTGSGEQGGANKVTSYATDLMATLQESLKASSGLDVKELIENFSGKGNVRNSIDELTHQLAESKTEMAATNQSNEEKEED; the protein is encoded by the coding sequence ATGACGTTAACACCCATATTTGTAATTATTGGAGTAGTGGTATTTTTACTAATTGCTCTTATTGGAGTTTTTATCTCAAAATATCGAACGGCTGGTCCAGATGAAGCGCTAATTGTTACAGGAAGTTATTTAGGAAGTAAAAATGTCCACGTAGATGAATCAGGTAATAAGATTAAAATTATTCGCGGTGGTGGGGCTTTTATTTTCCCAGTTTTTCAACAAGCTGAGCCATTAAGTCTATTATCGAGCAAACTAGAAGTAACAACACCAGAAGTGTATACAGAGCAAGGAGTCCCTGTTCTTGCAGATGGTACAGCTATCATCAAAATTGGCGGCTCAATCGGTGAGATTGCGACTGCAGCTGAACAATTTCTAGGAAAGAAGAAAGAAGATCGTGAAGGTGAAGCTCGTGAAGTGTTAGAAGGGCATCTCCGATCTATATTAGGTTCTATGACGGTTGAAGAAATATATAAGAATAGAGATAAATTTTCACAAGAAGTGCAGCGAGTAGCCACGCAAGATTTGGCGAAGATGGGATTAGTAATCGTTTCATTTACGATTAAAGATGTTCGAGATAAAAATGGCTATTTAGATTCTTTAGGGAAACCTAGAATTGCTCAAGTAAAACGAGATGCTGATATTGCAACGGCTGAGGCAGAAAAAGAAACACGAATTAAACGAGCCGAAGCTGATAAAGATGCAAAGAAATCTGAGTTAGAAAGAGCGACAGAAATCGCAGAATCAGAAAAAGACAATCAAATGAAAATGGCAGAATATCGTAGGGATCAAGATATTGCCAAAGCCAAAGCAGACCAAGCATATGACTTAGAGTCTGCAAGAGCAAAGCAAGAAGTAACAGAGCAAGAAATGCAAATTAAAATTATTGAGCGACAAAAGCAAATTGAGTTAGAAGAAAAAGAGATACTTAGAAGAGAGCGTCAATATGACTCGGAAGTGAAGAAAAAGGCAGATGCGGATCGTTATTCCGTTGAACAATCCGCTGAGGCAGAAAAAGCAAAAAATATTGCCGAAGCCGATGCGAATAAATATCGAATTGAAGCAATGGCCAAGGCTGAGGCAGAAAAAGTTCGAATTGATGGGGTAGCAAAAGCAGATGCCCAGCGTGCGCAAGGGGAATCTGAAGCAGAAGTTATTCGTCTGAAAGGGCTAGCAGAGGCGGAAGCGAAACGCAAAATTGCAGAAGCCTTTGAATACTACGGTCAAGCCGCTATTTTAGATATGATCACACATATGCTTCCTGAATATGCGAAAGAGGTTGCTCGTCCACTTGCGAATATAGATAAAATTACCGTAGTTGATACAGGATCAGGTGAGCAAGGCGGAGCGAATAAAGTTACAAGCTATGCAACAGACTTGATGGCAACTCTGCAAGAAAGTTTAAAAGCCTCTTCAGGTCTAGATGTAAAAGAACTAATTGAAAATTTCTCAGGTAAAGGAAATGTGCGGAATAGTATTGATGAACTTACACATCAACTCGCCGAATCAAAAACAGAAATGGCAGCAACAAATCAAAGTAATGAAGAGAAAGAGGAAGATTAG
- a CDS encoding S8 family serine peptidase, translating into MKKYLLFITIIVTTITFPTNIFANQNDERVEKLVVKQKDNEIIKVPDSVKEISTTIKNVKVIEGTKEEIKGIKKELQKDSDVEYVEEVVKYKLFKTSDDSYYKGNQQDVFQEIGVEAAWDIYQPLQRVKVAIIDSGIDSDHSDLKANISSDKKSMMTSTVEDIDGHGTHVAGIIGAITDNNKGIASISKGTSLLPIKAGEGDEIDDYVIAQAIIYAVDNGAKIINLSLGGIYDSKVLQDAIDYADSKKCFSYCCCWE; encoded by the coding sequence TTGAAGAAGTATTTACTTTTCATCACAATTATCGTAACAACAATTACATTTCCAACTAATATTTTCGCCAATCAAAATGATGAAAGAGTCGAAAAATTGGTAGTGAAACAAAAAGACAATGAGATTATAAAAGTCCCAGATTCCGTAAAAGAAATTTCAACAACCATTAAAAATGTAAAAGTGATTGAAGGAACGAAAGAGGAAATTAAGGGGATTAAAAAAGAATTACAAAAAGATTCAGATGTAGAATATGTTGAGGAAGTCGTGAAATATAAGCTCTTTAAAACATCGGATGATTCTTACTATAAGGGGAACCAACAAGATGTCTTTCAGGAAATAGGTGTAGAGGCAGCATGGGATATTTATCAGCCTCTCCAAAGGGTAAAGGTAGCGATCATTGATTCAGGAATTGATTCAGACCACTCTGATTTAAAAGCGAATATATCAAGTGACAAAAAAAGTATGATGACATCAACTGTTGAAGATATTGATGGTCATGGTACTCACGTAGCTGGAATCATTGGCGCAATAACAGATAACAATAAAGGAATTGCCTCTATATCTAAAGGAACGTCCCTTCTTCCAATTAAAGCTGGAGAAGGAGACGAGATAGATGATTATGTCATTGCTCAAGCGATCATTTATGCAGTTGATAACGGAGCAAAAATAATTAATTTAAGCTTAGGAGGTATTTATGACTCCAAAGTGTTACAAGACGCAATTGATTATGCCGATTCAAAAAAATGTTTTAGTTATTGCTGCTGCTGGGAATGA
- a CDS encoding cell wall-binding repeat-containing protein: MTPKCYKTQLIMPIQKNVLVIAAAGNESTNRESFPAASNNVLGVGALDNRLNSLANYSNYGSWVSVSAPGTNIFSTYLNNTYRSSSGTSMSSPFVASLAAMIMNQAPYLSADQTRWIIEKTSDDFTGSDKISHGKIDVDGSLKFIDTYNRIYGQDGIETSIAISKNSWPERMQAELSPYERSLNKNIEEKSGSFAYLASYETFPDSLSASSLAYKTQAPILLTQSNGLNDSVKEELKRLNITDVVLLGGEVALSDKVKEDAENEGYRTTRISGPTRYETAAEIGDYIAKKNGEVIVASGQSFADSLSASAIAAKLQIPIVFVKGNEIPTATKEFLNKYDFSSIYVVGGEKVVSKKIASTLKATRIAGVDRYETNKAILSYFSKRYPIDDLVFATGTNYKDALTGSGFAGFK, translated from the coding sequence ATGACTCCAAAGTGTTACAAGACGCAATTGATTATGCCGATTCAAAAAAATGTTTTAGTTATTGCTGCTGCTGGGAATGAAAGTACGAATAGAGAAAGTTTTCCTGCAGCTTCTAATAATGTGTTAGGCGTTGGTGCACTTGATAATCGTTTAAATAGCCTAGCTAATTACTCCAACTATGGTTCTTGGGTTTCGGTTTCAGCACCGGGTACAAATATCTTTAGTACTTATTTAAATAACACATACCGTTCATCAAGTGGAACGAGTATGTCTAGTCCATTTGTAGCATCTCTAGCTGCAATGATTATGAATCAAGCACCTTATTTGTCTGCTGATCAAACAAGGTGGATTATAGAAAAAACAAGTGATGATTTCACAGGTAGTGACAAGATTAGTCATGGAAAAATAGATGTGGACGGTTCACTTAAGTTTATTGATACGTATAATCGAATTTATGGACAAGATGGGATTGAAACATCCATTGCCATTTCCAAAAACAGTTGGCCTGAGAGAATGCAGGCAGAGCTTTCTCCTTATGAACGTTCATTAAACAAAAACATTGAAGAGAAGAGTGGCTCGTTTGCCTACCTAGCAAGCTATGAAACGTTCCCTGATAGTTTATCTGCCAGCTCATTAGCCTATAAAACGCAGGCACCTATTTTGCTGACTCAATCGAATGGATTAAATGATTCTGTTAAGGAAGAATTGAAAAGATTGAACATTACAGATGTCGTTTTACTAGGTGGAGAAGTTGCTCTATCAGATAAAGTCAAGGAAGACGCTGAAAATGAAGGTTATCGTACGACAAGAATTAGTGGTCCAACAAGGTATGAAACAGCTGCTGAGATAGGAGACTATATTGCAAAGAAAAACGGTGAAGTCATTGTTGCCAGTGGTCAAAGCTTTGCAGATTCTTTATCGGCTTCAGCAATAGCGGCGAAGCTTCAAATACCGATCGTTTTCGTTAAAGGTAATGAAATACCGACAGCAACAAAAGAGTTTTTAAATAAATATGACTTTTCCTCCATTTATGTCGTTGGTGGAGAAAAGGTCGTTTCAAAGAAAATTGCTTCAACTCTAAAGGCTACTCGAATAGCAGGAGTGGATCGCTATGAAACAAATAAAGCGATATTATCTTATTTTTCTAAGCGCTATCCTATAGATGATCTCGTTTTTGCAACAGGTACCAATTATAAAGATGCTTTAACGGGTAGTGGGTTTGCAGGCTTCAAATAA
- a CDS encoding PspA/IM30 family protein, giving the protein MFELFKRVKTVVNAELHSMLEKAEDPVLMIDQYLREMNKELLDAEKNTSKMIAEEKLLARKKTDLTSQIAKREMQALEALKNEREDLAKRALEDKKRLNEEVEQMKSLHHSTSLQVEDLKDRLKVMKNDYRQMELKRDSLKARAKAASTKKTINEAFRTSDEQSPQSGFGRMEEKVIRMEAEAHASEEMGMVNRTLDQELDSITTDQEINDELEQLKKKLINEKE; this is encoded by the coding sequence ATGTTCGAACTTTTTAAAAGAGTTAAAACGGTTGTGAATGCTGAGTTACATTCTATGCTCGAGAAAGCAGAAGACCCTGTATTGATGATTGATCAATATTTAAGGGAAATGAATAAAGAGTTATTGGATGCAGAAAAAAACACATCTAAAATGATAGCTGAAGAAAAATTGTTAGCTAGAAAAAAAACAGATCTCACATCACAAATAGCAAAACGTGAAATGCAAGCTTTAGAAGCATTGAAAAATGAGAGAGAAGATTTGGCTAAACGAGCTTTAGAAGATAAAAAGCGGTTGAATGAAGAGGTAGAACAAATGAAGAGTTTACACCATTCTACCTCATTACAAGTAGAAGATTTAAAGGACAGATTAAAAGTAATGAAAAATGATTATCGTCAAATGGAGTTAAAACGTGATTCGCTGAAAGCTCGTGCAAAGGCTGCTAGTACGAAAAAAACGATAAATGAGGCCTTTCGTACCTCAGACGAACAAAGTCCTCAATCTGGTTTTGGACGTATGGAAGAAAAAGTAATTCGTATGGAGGCAGAAGCTCATGCGAGTGAAGAGATGGGAATGGTAAATCGCACTCTAGATCAAGAGCTAGATTCAATAACCACCGATCAAGAAATTAATGACGAACTAGAGCAACTAAAAAAGAAATTAATAAATGAAAAAGAATGA